Below is a genomic region from Microbacterium sp. LWO12-1.2.
TGTCGAGCGAGCTTCGTGCCGTCCTCGATGATCAGCGCGTAGGCCGAGATGTGGTCCGACTCGAGCGCGAGAGCGGCATCGAGCGACGCCTCCCAATCGCCGAGCGACTCACCGGGTGCCCCGTAGATCAGGTCCACGCTCACCGCGAGACCCGCGTCCTTCGCCGCAGCGACAGCGGTGCGCACATTCTCGGGTCGATGCGTGCGGTCGAGAGCGGCGAGCACGTGTGGCACCGCCGACTGCATTCCGACCGAGAGGCGCGTGACGCCCGCGTCAGCCAGAGTGCGTGCGACCTGCGGCGTCACCGTATCGGGGTTCGCCTCGACCGTCACCTCGGCGCCCTCGGCGAGGCCGAACGCCGAGACAGCCGCGTCGAGCATCCGAGCCAGGTCTCCGGCCGGGAGGAGCGTCGGCGTACCGCCGCCGAAGAAGACCGTGTCCATCGGACGCAGCGCGCCGGCGTCACCGAGCACGCGTCGCGCCAACGTGATCTCGGTCTCGAGAGTGGTCGCGTAGTCCTCCTGCTTCGCGCCGCGCAACTCGCTGGAGGTGTAGGTGTTGAAATCGCAGTACCCGCAGCGCACACGGCAGAACGGGATATGCAGGTACGCCGAGAACGGCACGTTCGTATCGATCGGCAGGTCGTCGGGCAGATGTCCGTCGGCCGGTGCCGGATCCCCAAGAGGAAGAGGTCCCGCCATCAGAGCGGCGTCGCGTAGAGCGGAGAGATCGCCCGGAGGTAGCGCGCGAAGAGTTCCCGTCGGCGCCGCTTCACGAGCGCAGGAACCGTGCGGTAGAGCAGCGAGTTCGGAGAATCGAAGGCCCGAACCGTGAACCAGACCTCATCGTTGTCCTCACGCCAGTCGATGTCGAAGGACTCCTCGCCGCTGACGACGGAACCGCCGACGGTGCCCAGTACGAAGCCGATCCGGCGGGTCTCCTCGGTCACCGAGATGACCCTGAGCTCTGCATCTGCGCGCATACCTCCGACGCGTCCCCGCAGATGCAGCGTCATGCCAGGGCCCACGAACGGCATGCCCTCAGCGTCGTAGCGAGGCTCGACATCGCGCTTGCTCGGTGCGATCGGATTGCCCTCCGCGTCGAAGCTCACGCCCGCGTACGCGGGACCGGGAGCGGGACGCACGTCTTCGACGCTGAGGCCGGCCGCACGTTGCGCGGTCCAGGAGAGCAGCGATTCTCCGGCGCTCTGGAAGCGCTCGACCCCGCTGCCGATCCGCCAGGAGTCCTCCGCCGGGATACTGCGCTCCGGCGGGTACTGCATCAGATCGGGCGCATGGGTCGCACCCACGGCCGCATAGTCCACCGTGTCGTCTCGGAAAGTCCCGCGCCGCATGAGTTCCAGCCTACTGGGGGTTACCTGAGCGAACACCCCCACGCGCCGCCGGCGGTCATATCCCCGCCACCCTGGGTCCCTGAGCCTGTCGAAGGGCCACGACTTATCCACACCGACGCCGCGCGGACTCCGTCCGCCCGAACATGGAGCATGGCCTGGACCTACATCCTCATCTGCAACGACAATTCCCTCTACACAGGTAGCACCAACGGCGATCTCGAATCGCGTGTCTGGCAACACAACAACGATCCGGACTACGCGGCGAACTTCACCTGGAAGCGGCGTCCGGTGGTTCTGGCGTATGCGGAACAGTTCGATACCGTCGATGCTGCGTTCCGGCGGGAGAAGCAGATCCAGGGCTGGAGCAGACGGAAGAAGTTCGCATTGATCGAGCTGCGAGGAGCGGAGTTGCCGGCACTGTCGCGGTCTCGCGCTCGGGACGCTTCGACAGGCTCAGCGACCCAGCCGTGAGAGTACGACACCACGACTCAGCGTGAGGCCGCGGCGATCTCGGACTCGACGATGCGGATGTAGCTGCGCGAAACCGAGAGTTGCAGCACGCGAAGAGCCGGGGAGGCAAGACGCCAGAAGAGGCTCGACGGGCAGGAGAGAGATCGTGCCGTGAAGACTCCGTCGTCGGCGAGCACGAACGATTCCTCACCGTAGAGCGGATGGCCGGGGCGCGTCTCGTAGCCGAAGCCCTCACGCCCTGCCCACACCACGCGCACGGGTTCAGCGAACCGGACGCCGAGCATCCGCTTCGCGAGGATGCCCTCGACATCAGCGGCCGGATCCTCCGCAGGTACGTCGAACCCGGCTCGTCGCTTGAACTCCCACGAGCTCACCAGTGCGGCCACGGCCGCGCGAGCGCGTTCAGGGACGAAGACGGACCGCTCTGTGAGTCGAAGCCCCGTCGGGACGGCATCGAGCGGATGACGGGTCGCCCCTCGCTCATATGCCGGGAACGGCATCCCTACTTCTTGTCCTTGCCGTCGACGTCGCCGGAGAGCGCCGCGATGAACGCCTCCTGGGGGACCTCGACGCGGCCGACCATCTTCATGCGCTTCTTGCCCTCTTTCTGCTTCTCGAGGAGCTTGCGCTTGCGGCTGATGTCACCGCCGTAGCACTTGGCGAGCACGTCCTTGCGGAGCGCCCTGATGGTCTCGCGGGCGATGATCCTGGCACCGATGGCGGCCTGGATCGGCACCTCGAAGTTCTGACGAGGGATGAGCTTGCGCAGTCGCTCGGTCATCAGCGTTCCGTACGCGTAGGCCTTGTCCCGGTGCACGATGGAGCTGAACGCATCAACTTTGTCGCCCTGCAGCAGGATGTCGACCTTCACGAGGTCGGCCTCCTGCTGTCCTGCGGGCTCATAGTCGAGCGACGCGTAGCCCTGCGTCTTGGACTTGAGCTGATCGAAGAAGTCGAAGACGATCTCGCCGAGCGGCATCATGTAGCGCAGCTCCACGCGCTCCTCCGAGAAATACTCCATACCCAGCAGCGTGCCTCGGCGCGACTGGCACAGCTCCATGACCGTGCCCACATAGTCCTTGGGCAACAGGATCGCGGCCTTCACCATCGGCTCAGAGACGGAGCCGATGCGTCCGTCCGGGTACTCGCTGGGGTTCGTGACCGTGACCGTCTCGCCCGTGTCCGAGGTGAGCACCTCGTAGATCACGCTGGGTGCAGTGGTGATCAGGTCGAGGTCGAACTCGCGGGCGAGGCGCTCGGTGATGATCTCCAGGTGCAGAAGACCCAGGAATCCGCAGCGGAAGCCGAAGCCGAGCGCGACGGACGTCTCGGGCTCATAGACGAGAGACGCGTCGGACAGCTTGAGCTTGTCGAGCGCCTCGCGGAGCTCCGCGTAGTCGCTGCCATCGATCGGGTACAGGCCGGAGAACACCATCGGCTTCGGCTCCGTGTAGCCGGGGAGAGCTTCGGTGGCGGGTTTGCGCGCTGTTGTCACCGTATCGCCGACCTTGGACAGGCGGACGTCCTTCACACCAGTGATGAGGTAGCCGACCTCTCCGACGCCGAGGCCCTTCGAAGGGATGGGCTCGGGACTGGACACCCCGATCTCGAGGAGATCGTGGGTCGCGCCCGTCGACATCATC
It encodes:
- the hemW gene encoding radical SAM family heme chaperone HemW yields the protein MAGPLPLGDPAPADGHLPDDLPIDTNVPFSAYLHIPFCRVRCGYCDFNTYTSSELRGAKQEDYATTLETEITLARRVLGDAGALRPMDTVFFGGGTPTLLPAGDLARMLDAAVSAFGLAEGAEVTVEANPDTVTPQVARTLADAGVTRLSVGMQSAVPHVLAALDRTHRPENVRTAVAAAKDAGLAVSVDLIYGAPGESLGDWEASLDAALALESDHISAYALIIEDGTKLARQIRRGEVPTPDDDVQADMYELADARLGSAGFDWYEISNWARSPEQRSRHNLAYWRGSDWWGFGPGAHSHVAGLRWWNVKHPAAYAQRLAAAESPAAGTERPDAQAHMLERVLLLSRLAEGIAIAELPEGTRTRVAGLIADGMVDAASALRGRVTLTLRGRLLADAVVRELTD
- the lepA gene encoding translation elongation factor 4 — encoded protein: MSPRALTPLQPAATPSAQIRNFCIIAHIDHGKSTLADRMLQITGAVSDRDMRAQYLDRMDIERERGITIKSQAVRMPWELGGETFALNMIDTPGHVDFTYEVSRSLAACEGAILLVDAAQGIEAQTLANLYLALENDLHIIPVLNKIDLPAADPEKYAKELASLIGGKPEDVLRVSGKTGVGVQELLDRLVQEIPAPQGDSDAPARAMIFDSVYDAYRGVVTYVRMIDGSLSPRERIQMMSTGATHDLLEIGVSSPEPIPSKGLGVGEVGYLITGVKDVRLSKVGDTVTTARKPATEALPGYTEPKPMVFSGLYPIDGSDYAELREALDKLKLSDASLVYEPETSVALGFGFRCGFLGLLHLEIITERLAREFDLDLITTAPSVIYEVLTSDTGETVTVTNPSEYPDGRIGSVSEPMVKAAILLPKDYVGTVMELCQSRRGTLLGMEYFSEERVELRYMMPLGEIVFDFFDQLKSKTQGYASLDYEPAGQQEADLVKVDILLQGDKVDAFSSIVHRDKAYAYGTLMTERLRKLIPRQNFEVPIQAAIGARIIARETIRALRKDVLAKCYGGDISRKRKLLEKQKEGKKRMKMVGRVEVPQEAFIAALSGDVDGKDKK
- a CDS encoding DUF1990 family protein; this translates as MPFPAYERGATRHPLDAVPTGLRLTERSVFVPERARAAVAALVSSWEFKRRAGFDVPAEDPAADVEGILAKRMLGVRFAEPVRVVWAGREGFGYETRPGHPLYGEESFVLADDGVFTARSLSCPSSLFWRLASPALRVLQLSVSRSYIRIVESEIAAASR
- a CDS encoding GIY-YIG nuclease family protein, producing the protein MAWTYILICNDNSLYTGSTNGDLESRVWQHNNDPDYAANFTWKRRPVVLAYAEQFDTVDAAFRREKQIQGWSRRKKFALIELRGAELPALSRSRARDASTGSATQP
- a CDS encoding DUF1990 family protein; translation: MRRGTFRDDTVDYAAVGATHAPDLMQYPPERSIPAEDSWRIGSGVERFQSAGESLLSWTAQRAAGLSVEDVRPAPGPAYAGVSFDAEGNPIAPSKRDVEPRYDAEGMPFVGPGMTLHLRGRVGGMRADAELRVISVTEETRRIGFVLGTVGGSVVSGEESFDIDWREDNDEVWFTVRAFDSPNSLLYRTVPALVKRRRRELFARYLRAISPLYATPL